From one Labeo rohita strain BAU-BD-2019 chromosome 8, IGBB_LRoh.1.0, whole genome shotgun sequence genomic stretch:
- the LOC127169615 gene encoding indoleamine 2,3-dioxygenase 2 isoform X1, with translation MGTKMKNAETLLSLKQFHISEDCGFILPEPLTDLPVYYKPWMDIARNVPELISSHSLRLRIHDMPLLETHLLQTHRELRLAHLALSIMTSGYVWQEGERETVKVLPRNLSVPFCEMSQRLGLPPILIHADTVLANWKKRDPNGHFSMENLDLLLTLPGGESVRGFFLVTLLVELAAVPGLKSIIDVINGVHDNDVAVVIKALDVVSQAIDSMKQALKLMHEYVDPSIFYGIMRIYLSGWKDNPSMPEGLVYEGVQEKAMEFSGGSAAQSSILHCFDELLGVQHEGSSGAFLRRMRDYMPPSHKQFIEHIYSRLSLRSFVLQQADEHLTQSFEQCVARLVDFRNYHINIVTRYITIPASRAKQLRASKQGLAEELDTIRKAPTALEERGTGGSGIMTFLKTVRDETKDTTITQCTNGNQVLPDSSVTDIHKAASELTIE, from the exons ATGGgcactaaaatgaaaaatgcagaGACACTGCTGTCTTTGAAACAGTTTCACATCTCTGAGGACTGTGGGTTCATTCTTCCTGAACCTCTG ACAGACCTTCCAGTATACTACAAGCCCTGGATGGACATTGCCAGAAATGTGCCAGAACTCATCTCTTCCCATTCTTTGCGCCTCAGAATTCATGAT ATGCCTCTGTTGGAGACTCATTTGTTGCAGACTCATCGTGAGCTGCGTTTGGCCCATCTGGCTTTGAGCATAATGACTTCGGGTTATGTGTGgcaggagggagagagagaaacagtaAAA GTGCTTCCACGGAATCTGTCGGTGCCTTTTTGTGAAATGTCTCAGAGACTGGGTCTGCCCCCGATTCTCATCCATGCTGACACGGTCCTTGCCAACTGGAAGAAAAGAGATCCAAATGG ACATTTTTCCATGGA GAACTTGGATTTGTTGCTGACATTGCCTGGTGGGGAAAGTGTAAGAGGATTTTTTCTGGTGACACTGCTGGTTGAGTTGGCAGCTGTTCCTGGCCTGAAG tctATCATTGATGTCATCAATGGTGTCCATGATAATGATGTTGCTGTGGTCATCAAAGCTCTGGATGTTGTCAGTCAAGCCATAGACAGCATGAAACAGGCCCTTAAACTAATGCATG AATATGTAGATCCCTCTATATTCTATGGCATTATGAGGATCTATCTGTCTGG ATGGAAAGATAACCCATCAATGCCAGAAGGTCTCGTGTATGAGGGAGTTCAAGAGAAGGCGATGGAGTTTTCAGGCGGCAGTGCCGCACAAAGTAGTATCTTACACTGCTTTGATGAGCTATTGGGAGTCCAACATGAAGGCAGCAGTG GGGCCTTCCTGAGAAGAATGAGAGACTACATGCCGCCCTCTCATAAGCAGTTCATTGAACACATCTATAGCCGCCTGTCTCTGCGCAGCTTTGTGCTCCAGCAAGCGGATGAGCATCTAACACAGTCATTTGAGCAGTGTGTGGCTCGCTTGGTGGACTTTCGGAATTACCACATTAACATTGTCACCCGTTACATCACTATCCCGGCCTCCCGTGCCAAACAGCTCCGTGCCAGCAAGCAGGGTTTGGCCGAGGAGCTGGATACGATCAGAAAAGCACCCACAGCACTGGAGGAAAGAGGAACTGGAGGGTCAGGGATTATGACCTTTCTGAAGACAGTGCGTGATGAAACCAAAGACACTACTATCACACAGTGTACTAATGGGAACCAAGTTTTGCCAGACTCATCTGTGACAGATATACACAAGGCTGCATCTGAGCTCACAATAGAATGA
- the LOC127169615 gene encoding indoleamine 2,3-dioxygenase 2 isoform X2: MTKEGTDCSQTDLPVYYKPWMDIARNVPELISSHSLRLRIHDMPLLETHLLQTHRELRLAHLALSIMTSGYVWQEGERETVKVLPRNLSVPFCEMSQRLGLPPILIHADTVLANWKKRDPNGHFSMENLDLLLTLPGGESVRGFFLVTLLVELAAVPGLKSIIDVINGVHDNDVAVVIKALDVVSQAIDSMKQALKLMHEYVDPSIFYGIMRIYLSGWKDNPSMPEGLVYEGVQEKAMEFSGGSAAQSSILHCFDELLGVQHEGSSGAFLRRMRDYMPPSHKQFIEHIYSRLSLRSFVLQQADEHLTQSFEQCVARLVDFRNYHINIVTRYITIPASRAKQLRASKQGLAEELDTIRKAPTALEERGTGGSGIMTFLKTVRDETKDTTITQCTNGNQVLPDSSVTDIHKAASELTIE, from the exons ATGACAAAAGAAGGAACTGATTGCTCTCAG ACAGACCTTCCAGTATACTACAAGCCCTGGATGGACATTGCCAGAAATGTGCCAGAACTCATCTCTTCCCATTCTTTGCGCCTCAGAATTCATGAT ATGCCTCTGTTGGAGACTCATTTGTTGCAGACTCATCGTGAGCTGCGTTTGGCCCATCTGGCTTTGAGCATAATGACTTCGGGTTATGTGTGgcaggagggagagagagaaacagtaAAA GTGCTTCCACGGAATCTGTCGGTGCCTTTTTGTGAAATGTCTCAGAGACTGGGTCTGCCCCCGATTCTCATCCATGCTGACACGGTCCTTGCCAACTGGAAGAAAAGAGATCCAAATGG ACATTTTTCCATGGA GAACTTGGATTTGTTGCTGACATTGCCTGGTGGGGAAAGTGTAAGAGGATTTTTTCTGGTGACACTGCTGGTTGAGTTGGCAGCTGTTCCTGGCCTGAAG tctATCATTGATGTCATCAATGGTGTCCATGATAATGATGTTGCTGTGGTCATCAAAGCTCTGGATGTTGTCAGTCAAGCCATAGACAGCATGAAACAGGCCCTTAAACTAATGCATG AATATGTAGATCCCTCTATATTCTATGGCATTATGAGGATCTATCTGTCTGG ATGGAAAGATAACCCATCAATGCCAGAAGGTCTCGTGTATGAGGGAGTTCAAGAGAAGGCGATGGAGTTTTCAGGCGGCAGTGCCGCACAAAGTAGTATCTTACACTGCTTTGATGAGCTATTGGGAGTCCAACATGAAGGCAGCAGTG GGGCCTTCCTGAGAAGAATGAGAGACTACATGCCGCCCTCTCATAAGCAGTTCATTGAACACATCTATAGCCGCCTGTCTCTGCGCAGCTTTGTGCTCCAGCAAGCGGATGAGCATCTAACACAGTCATTTGAGCAGTGTGTGGCTCGCTTGGTGGACTTTCGGAATTACCACATTAACATTGTCACCCGTTACATCACTATCCCGGCCTCCCGTGCCAAACAGCTCCGTGCCAGCAAGCAGGGTTTGGCCGAGGAGCTGGATACGATCAGAAAAGCACCCACAGCACTGGAGGAAAGAGGAACTGGAGGGTCAGGGATTATGACCTTTCTGAAGACAGTGCGTGATGAAACCAAAGACACTACTATCACACAGTGTACTAATGGGAACCAAGTTTTGCCAGACTCATCTGTGACAGATATACACAAGGCTGCATCTGAGCTCACAATAGAATGA